In the genome of Streptomyces collinus, one region contains:
- a CDS encoding 6-phospho-beta-glucosidase, with translation MKLTILGGGGFRVPLVYGALLQDHAEGRVTHVVLHDLDAGRLSAVTRVLAEQAAGVADAPEVTATTDLDEALRGADFVFSAIRVGGLEGRADDERVALAEGVLGQETVGAGGIAYGLRTVPVAVDIAQRVARLAPDAWVINFTNPAGLVTEAMSRHLGDRVIGICDSPVGLGRRIARVLGVENPGEAWIDYVGLNHLGWVRGLRVAGRDELPRLLADPDLLGSFEEGKLFGADWLRSLGAIPNEYLHYYYFNREAVRAYQQAEKTRGAFLHEQQARFYAEMKNPHAPALTVWDRTRAEREATYMAENRETAGAGERDEDDLSGGYEKVALALMRAIARDERTTLILNVRNRRTLSVLDTEAVIEVPCLVDANGAHPVTVDPLPDHATGLVCAVKAVEREVLAAAGSGSRATAVKAFALHPLVDSVNVARRLVEGYTDVHPGLAYLR, from the coding sequence GTGAAGCTGACGATTCTGGGCGGCGGAGGATTCCGCGTGCCGCTGGTGTACGGAGCGCTCCTCCAGGACCACGCCGAGGGCCGGGTGACCCATGTCGTCCTGCACGACCTGGACGCCGGACGCCTGTCGGCGGTGACCCGTGTCCTCGCCGAGCAGGCGGCCGGAGTGGCCGACGCGCCCGAGGTGACCGCCACCACCGACCTCGACGAGGCGCTGCGTGGCGCCGACTTCGTGTTCTCCGCGATCCGCGTCGGCGGCCTGGAGGGACGCGCCGACGACGAGCGTGTCGCCCTGGCCGAGGGCGTGCTGGGGCAGGAGACGGTGGGCGCGGGCGGCATCGCCTACGGTCTGCGCACGGTCCCGGTCGCCGTCGACATCGCGCAGCGGGTGGCCCGGCTCGCGCCCGACGCCTGGGTCATCAACTTCACCAACCCGGCCGGCCTGGTCACCGAGGCCATGTCCCGCCACCTCGGCGACCGCGTCATCGGCATCTGCGACTCCCCGGTGGGCCTCGGCCGCCGCATCGCCCGGGTGCTCGGCGTGGAGAACCCGGGAGAGGCGTGGATCGACTACGTCGGCCTCAACCACCTCGGCTGGGTGCGCGGCCTGCGGGTCGCCGGCCGCGACGAGCTGCCGCGGCTGCTCGCCGACCCCGACCTGCTCGGCTCCTTCGAGGAGGGCAAGCTCTTCGGCGCCGACTGGCTGCGCTCCCTCGGCGCGATCCCCAACGAATACCTGCACTACTACTACTTCAACCGCGAGGCCGTCCGCGCCTACCAGCAGGCCGAGAAGACCCGTGGCGCCTTCCTGCACGAGCAGCAGGCCCGCTTCTACGCCGAGATGAAGAACCCGCACGCCCCCGCCCTCACGGTCTGGGACCGCACCCGCGCCGAGCGCGAGGCCACCTACATGGCCGAGAACCGCGAGACCGCGGGCGCCGGCGAACGCGACGAGGACGACCTGTCCGGCGGCTACGAGAAGGTCGCGCTCGCGCTGATGCGGGCGATCGCCCGGGACGAGCGCACCACCCTGATCCTCAACGTCCGCAACCGGCGCACGCTGTCGGTCCTGGACACGGAGGCCGTCATCGAGGTGCCCTGCCTCGTCGACGCCAACGGCGCCCACCCCGTCACCGTCGACCCGCTGCCCGACCACGCCACGGGCCTGGTCTGCGCGGTCAAGGCGGTCGAGCGCGAGGTGCTGGCCGCCGCCGGATCGGGCTCCCGCGCGACGGCCGTGAAGGCCTTCGCCCTGCATCCGCTCGTCGACTCCGTCAACGTGGCCCGCAGGCTGGTCGAGGGCTACACCGACGTCCACCCCGGGCTGGCGTACCTTAGGTGA
- a CDS encoding carbohydrate kinase family protein: protein MDGDRPDVLLTGLLFYDLVLTGLDKPPTPGEEIWTRGMGCGPGGIANLAVAASRFGLRTSLATVFGDDFYGAYCRGVLRDQEGVDLSLSRTADGWPTPVTVSVAYGHDRALLTHGQEPPYSQDVLMGDPPDALTALVHIEARPREWLAKAAANGTRIYADVGWDPSQEWSPALLEQLALCHAFLPNETEAMAYTRTDSAMAALGTLSELVPVAVVTRGGDGAIAVDQITGEFAEVPALETDVLDATGAGDVFGASFVAASLGGWPLAERLRFAVLSAGLSVRHHGGALAAPGWHGVERWWRSLSDPGLRRAYGFLADRIPADPGPPVRHAPVTPPAPHTPVGPRS, encoded by the coding sequence GTGGACGGTGACCGGCCCGATGTGCTGCTGACCGGGCTGCTCTTCTACGACCTCGTCCTCACGGGGCTCGACAAGCCGCCGACGCCGGGCGAGGAGATCTGGACCCGGGGCATGGGCTGCGGCCCGGGCGGCATCGCGAACCTCGCGGTGGCCGCCTCCCGCTTCGGCCTCAGGACCTCCCTGGCCACGGTGTTCGGCGACGACTTCTACGGCGCGTACTGCCGGGGCGTCCTGCGCGACCAGGAAGGCGTCGACCTCTCGCTCTCGCGCACCGCGGACGGCTGGCCGACCCCGGTCACCGTCTCCGTCGCGTACGGCCACGACCGGGCCCTGCTCACCCACGGCCAGGAGCCTCCGTACTCGCAGGACGTGCTGATGGGCGACCCGCCCGACGCGCTGACCGCCCTGGTGCACATCGAGGCCCGGCCGCGCGAATGGCTCGCCAAGGCCGCTGCGAACGGCACGCGGATCTACGCCGACGTCGGCTGGGACCCCTCCCAGGAGTGGTCGCCGGCCCTCCTGGAGCAGCTGGCCCTGTGCCACGCCTTCCTCCCGAACGAGACCGAGGCGATGGCCTACACCCGCACCGACAGCGCGATGGCCGCGCTCGGCACGCTCTCGGAACTGGTGCCGGTCGCCGTGGTGACCCGGGGCGGGGACGGCGCCATCGCCGTCGACCAGATCACCGGCGAGTTCGCCGAGGTCCCGGCCCTGGAGACCGACGTCCTGGACGCGACGGGCGCCGGTGACGTCTTCGGCGCGAGCTTCGTCGCGGCGTCCCTCGGCGGCTGGCCGCTGGCGGAACGCCTGCGGTTCGCGGTCCTCTCGGCCGGACTGTCCGTCCGGCACCACGGCGGCGCCCTCGCGGCCCCCGGCTGGCACGGCGTCGAACGCTGGTGGCGCTCCCTGAGCGACCCCGGGCTGCGCCGTGCCTACGGCTTCCTGGCCGACCGGATCCCGGCCGATCCCGGGCCGCCCGTGCGCCACGCCCCCGTCACCCCGCCCGCCCCTCACACCCCCGTCGGTCCGCGCTCCTGA
- a CDS encoding cupin domain-containing protein translates to MTTTQNATGNSSGFAPVLTRAAEAETTRDPSSVMTLLADSGNTGGRLTSYRSTFAEGAVGAPAHLHTEASEMFYVLGGALQVLVGEEITVLRAGDFLLVPPNIPHAFAAAPGATADVLFVFTPGAGRFDYLRLLGRVMRGEADPQEIKDSSERFDNHYVDSPVWREALAARA, encoded by the coding sequence ATGACGACGACACAGAACGCAACGGGAAACAGCAGCGGCTTCGCACCGGTCCTCACGCGCGCCGCCGAGGCCGAGACGACGCGCGACCCCAGCAGCGTGATGACCCTGCTCGCCGACTCCGGGAACACCGGCGGGCGGCTCACCAGCTACCGGTCGACGTTCGCCGAGGGCGCGGTCGGCGCGCCCGCCCACCTGCACACCGAGGCGTCCGAGATGTTCTACGTCCTCGGCGGCGCGCTCCAGGTGCTGGTGGGCGAGGAGATCACCGTGCTGCGAGCCGGCGACTTCCTCCTCGTACCGCCGAACATCCCGCACGCCTTCGCCGCCGCGCCCGGTGCGACGGCCGACGTGCTGTTCGTCTTCACTCCGGGCGCAGGGCGCTTCGACTACCTCCGGCTGCTGGGCCGGGTGATGCGCGGCGAGGCCGACCCGCAGGAGATCAAGGACTCCTCCGAACGCTTCGACAACCACTACGTCGACAGCCCCGTCTGGCGCGAGGCGCTCGCGGCCAGGGCCTGA
- a CDS encoding MmyB family transcriptional regulator — MAYQAGGRRPAPRPVPETPEAQAYLEDYAGLLEGVSFPSLVVDHCWDVVLTNSAFRSLFREAGPHPTAMPGDNFLRFVLFHPDAPAVLGDHEASWCLPMLAHFARAVESHGPDHGLQAIRRDIAQDPIMEAAYRHGLPHWIRAVGEGAVEQDGAVRPLLHPDPRRGSTECRIVIETSRTLEELGCARVTFVLRETRRSVTRERRTRRNASHLRVVPMAD; from the coding sequence ATGGCATATCAGGCAGGAGGGCGGCGGCCGGCACCGCGGCCCGTCCCCGAGACTCCCGAGGCCCAGGCCTATCTGGAGGACTACGCCGGGCTCCTGGAAGGTGTCTCCTTCCCCTCGCTCGTCGTCGACCACTGCTGGGACGTGGTGCTGACCAACAGCGCCTTCCGGTCACTTTTCCGTGAGGCGGGCCCGCACCCCACGGCCATGCCGGGCGACAACTTCCTCCGCTTCGTGCTCTTCCACCCCGACGCCCCCGCGGTGCTCGGCGACCACGAGGCGAGCTGGTGCCTGCCGATGCTCGCGCACTTCGCACGGGCCGTGGAGAGCCACGGCCCGGACCACGGCCTGCAGGCCATCCGCCGCGACATCGCCCAGGACCCGATCATGGAGGCCGCCTACCGGCACGGCCTGCCGCACTGGATCCGCGCGGTCGGCGAGGGCGCCGTCGAGCAGGACGGCGCCGTACGGCCGCTGCTCCACCCGGACCCGCGCCGGGGCTCCACCGAGTGCCGGATCGTCATCGAGACGTCCAGGACGCTGGAGGAGCTGGGCTGCGCCCGGGTCACGTTCGTCCTGCGCGAGACGCGCCGCTCCGTGACCAGGGAGCGCCGCACTCGCCGCAACGCCTCCCACCTGAGGGTCGTCCCCATGGCCGACTGA
- a CDS encoding 4'-phosphopantetheinyl transferase family protein translates to MIEELLPEAVVAVEAYGHEDADPLFPEEAALLTRAVAKRRKEFAAVRSCARRAMEKLGVPPQPVLPGERGAPRWPAGLAGSMTHCDGYCAAALVRATDLASLGIDAEAHGPLPEGVLPSVSLPAEADRLRRLAAERPDIHWDRLLFSAKESVYKAWFPLTGKWLDFMEADIELTADGTFRATLLVPGPQVGTRRVGHFDGRWTTGRGLIATAIAVPPA, encoded by the coding sequence GTGATCGAGGAACTGCTGCCGGAGGCCGTGGTCGCCGTGGAGGCCTACGGCCACGAGGACGCGGACCCCCTGTTCCCCGAGGAGGCGGCGCTCCTGACCCGGGCGGTCGCCAAGCGGCGCAAGGAGTTCGCCGCCGTGCGCTCCTGCGCGCGCCGTGCCATGGAGAAGCTCGGCGTGCCGCCGCAGCCGGTCCTGCCCGGGGAACGCGGCGCCCCCCGCTGGCCGGCCGGGCTGGCCGGCAGCATGACCCACTGCGACGGCTACTGCGCCGCCGCCCTGGTCCGTGCCACCGACCTCGCGTCCCTCGGCATCGACGCCGAGGCGCACGGCCCGCTGCCCGAGGGCGTCCTGCCGTCCGTGTCCCTGCCGGCCGAGGCGGACCGGCTGCGCAGGCTCGCGGCCGAACGCCCCGACATCCACTGGGACCGGCTGCTGTTCAGCGCGAAGGAGTCCGTCTACAAGGCGTGGTTCCCCCTCACCGGGAAGTGGCTGGACTTCATGGAGGCCGACATCGAACTCACCGCCGACGGCACCTTCCGCGCGACGCTGCTCGTCCCCGGCCCACAGGTGGGCACCCGCCGCGTCGGCCACTTCGACGGCCGCTGGACAACGGGGCGGGGCCTGATCGCGACGGCGATAGCGGTACCCCCCGCCTGA
- a CDS encoding metallophosphoesterase family protein has protein sequence MTSTAGGAAQLLAISDLHIGYPENRALVEDMRPGTDDDWLLVAGDVAETVADIRWTLKTLAARFRKVVWVPGNHELWTHPSDAVTLRGVARYEYLVEMCRELGVTTPEDPYPVWEGPGGPVAVAPLFLLYDYSFLPAGCTTKEQGLEYAQGTGIVCTDEYLLHPDPYPSREAWCRARVAGTERRLAELPGDLPVIPVNHYPLHRHPMDVLWHPEFAMWCGTDLTADWHRRFRVHTMVYGHLHIPRTTWHEGVRFEEVSVGYPREWRKRSGPPGRLRRVLPREGEEL, from the coding sequence GTGACGTCGACGGCCGGTGGCGCCGCACAACTGCTGGCCATCAGCGATCTGCACATCGGATACCCGGAGAACCGCGCCCTGGTCGAGGACATGCGGCCCGGGACGGACGACGACTGGCTGCTCGTCGCCGGGGACGTCGCGGAGACCGTGGCGGACATCCGCTGGACCCTGAAGACGCTCGCGGCCCGCTTCCGCAAGGTCGTGTGGGTGCCCGGCAACCACGAACTGTGGACCCATCCGAGCGACGCCGTCACCCTGCGCGGTGTCGCCCGGTACGAGTACCTGGTCGAGATGTGCCGCGAACTCGGCGTGACGACACCCGAGGACCCCTACCCGGTCTGGGAGGGCCCCGGCGGGCCGGTCGCCGTCGCGCCGTTGTTCCTGCTGTACGACTACTCGTTCCTGCCGGCCGGCTGCACGACCAAGGAGCAGGGCCTGGAGTACGCGCAGGGCACCGGGATCGTGTGCACGGACGAGTATCTGCTGCACCCCGACCCCTACCCGAGCCGGGAGGCCTGGTGCCGGGCCCGGGTCGCCGGGACCGAACGCAGACTCGCCGAACTCCCCGGCGACCTGCCGGTGATCCCGGTCAACCACTACCCGCTGCACCGGCACCCGATGGACGTCCTGTGGCACCCCGAGTTCGCCATGTGGTGCGGCACGGATCTGACAGCCGACTGGCACCGAAGGTTCCGCGTGCACACGATGGTCTACGGCCATCTGCACATCCCGCGCACCACCTGGCACGAGGGCGTGCGCTTCGAGGAGGTGTCGGTGGGCTATCCGCGCGAGTGGCGCAAGCGGTCCGGACCGCCGGGGCGGCTGCGGCGTGTCCTGCCGAGAGAGGGCGAGGAGCTGTGA
- a CDS encoding alpha-mannosidase gives MHDESRRIEERVQRLHDQRIKTAVYAATVPFEVEAWQAPGEPVPFEEAAAASYETFSMGTPWGPPWGTTWFRMRGQVPADWAGKRVEAVIDLGFTGDWPGNQAEALVHLTDGTPLKAVNPLNQYVAIANPAQGGETVDYLVEAASNPDILADNFSKTTPLGDKLTAGDKPLYTFRAADIAILDEEVWHLDLDVQVLRELMLELGEHDPRRHEIAHALDRAMDLLDLDDVSGSAAAVREALKPVLSRPAHASAHTVSGVGHAHIDSAWLWPIRETKRKTSRTFSNVTSLADEYDDFIFACSQAQQYEWVRDNYPKVWSRIQESVKNGQWAPVGGMWVESDGNLPGGEAVARQFVHGKRFFMDHFGIETKGVWLPDSFGYNAAYPQIAKLAGNEWFLTQKISWNQTNKFPHHTFWWEGIDGTRIFTHFPPVDTYNARFSGEEMSRAVRNYSEKGGASRSLAPFGWGDGGGGPTREIMERARRLADLEGSAKVVVEHPDEFFAKAREEYPDAPVWVGELYLELHRATYTSQARTKQGNRRSEHLLREAELWATTAALHAPGYSYPHEKLDRLWKTVLLHQFHDILPGSSIAWVHREAEAEYARVARELHELTAEAVTALGAGEPRAFNAGPYDRAEVVRTADGTPVFVEVPASGSAPLTDTAPPQPVTVDGRVLDNGLVRVEVAEDGTLSSVRDLRAGREVLAEPGNLLRLHTDLPNYWDAWDIDKHYKNRYTDLLDASSVTVVEQDPLVGAIRVERSFGKGSTITQTISVRAGSPRIDIETDIDWHETEKILKAAFPVDIRAPHSSAEIQFGHIQRPTHTNTSWESARFEVSGHRWVHLAEPGYGVAVINDSTYGHDVSRTVREDGGTTTTVRLSLVRAPRIPDPEADQGRHRFTYALLPGATVEDAVAEGYSLNLPLRVADAAGAPEPVVSAEGEGVTVEAVKLADDASGDVVVRLYESRGGRATGTLRTGFPLAGAQITDLLERPLEDAEITDGAVALTLRPFQILTLRLRRG, from the coding sequence ATGCACGACGAAAGCCGCCGCATCGAGGAGCGCGTGCAGCGCCTTCACGACCAGCGCATCAAGACCGCCGTCTACGCGGCCACCGTCCCCTTCGAGGTCGAGGCCTGGCAGGCCCCGGGGGAGCCGGTCCCGTTCGAGGAAGCCGCCGCCGCGTCCTACGAGACGTTCTCGATGGGCACCCCGTGGGGCCCGCCCTGGGGCACCACCTGGTTCCGCATGCGCGGGCAGGTGCCCGCCGACTGGGCCGGCAAGCGCGTCGAGGCCGTCATCGACCTCGGCTTCACCGGCGACTGGCCCGGCAACCAGGCCGAGGCCCTCGTCCACCTCACCGACGGCACCCCGCTGAAGGCCGTCAACCCGCTCAACCAGTACGTGGCGATCGCCAACCCCGCACAGGGCGGCGAGACGGTCGACTACCTGGTCGAGGCCGCCTCCAACCCGGACATCCTCGCGGACAACTTTTCCAAGACCACCCCCCTCGGCGACAAGCTCACCGCGGGCGACAAGCCCCTCTACACCTTCCGCGCCGCCGACATCGCCATCCTCGACGAGGAGGTCTGGCACCTCGACCTCGACGTGCAGGTGCTGCGCGAGCTGATGCTGGAGCTCGGCGAGCACGACCCGCGCCGGCACGAGATCGCCCACGCCCTCGACCGGGCGATGGACCTGCTCGACCTGGACGACGTCTCCGGCTCGGCCGCCGCGGTCCGGGAGGCGCTCAAGCCGGTGCTGTCCAGGCCCGCGCACGCCAGCGCGCACACGGTCTCCGGCGTCGGCCACGCCCACATCGACTCCGCCTGGCTCTGGCCGATCCGCGAGACCAAGCGCAAGACGTCCCGCACCTTCTCGAACGTCACCTCGCTCGCCGACGAGTACGACGACTTCATCTTCGCCTGCTCCCAGGCCCAGCAGTACGAGTGGGTCCGCGACAACTACCCCAAGGTCTGGTCCCGCATCCAGGAGTCGGTCAAGAACGGCCAGTGGGCGCCCGTCGGCGGCATGTGGGTCGAGTCCGACGGCAACCTGCCCGGCGGCGAGGCCGTCGCCCGCCAGTTCGTCCACGGCAAGCGGTTCTTCATGGACCACTTCGGCATCGAGACCAAGGGCGTGTGGCTGCCGGACTCCTTCGGCTACAACGCGGCCTATCCGCAGATCGCCAAGCTCGCCGGGAACGAGTGGTTCCTCACCCAGAAGATCTCCTGGAACCAGACCAACAAGTTCCCCCACCACACCTTCTGGTGGGAGGGCATCGACGGCACCCGCATCTTCACGCACTTCCCGCCGGTCGACACCTACAACGCCCGCTTCAGCGGCGAGGAGATGTCCCGCGCGGTCCGCAACTACTCCGAGAAGGGCGGCGCCTCCCGCTCCCTGGCCCCCTTCGGCTGGGGCGACGGCGGCGGCGGCCCCACCCGCGAGATCATGGAACGGGCCCGCCGGCTGGCGGACCTGGAGGGCTCCGCGAAGGTCGTCGTCGAACACCCCGACGAGTTCTTCGCCAAGGCCCGCGAGGAGTACCCGGACGCGCCCGTGTGGGTCGGCGAGCTCTACCTGGAGCTGCACCGCGCCACCTACACCTCCCAGGCCCGCACCAAGCAGGGCAACCGCCGCTCCGAGCACCTCCTGCGCGAGGCCGAACTCTGGGCGACCACGGCCGCGCTGCACGCGCCGGGCTACAGCTACCCGCACGAGAAGCTGGACCGACTGTGGAAGACGGTGCTGCTGCACCAGTTCCACGACATCCTGCCCGGCTCCTCCATCGCCTGGGTGCACCGCGAGGCCGAGGCCGAGTACGCCCGCGTCGCGCGGGAGCTGCACGAGCTGACCGCCGAGGCGGTGACCGCACTGGGCGCCGGGGAACCCCGCGCCTTCAACGCCGGCCCCTACGACCGCGCCGAAGTGGTCCGCACCGCCGACGGCACACCGGTGTTCGTGGAGGTGCCCGCGAGCGGTTCCGCGCCCCTGACCGACACCGCGCCGCCGCAGCCGGTGACCGTGGACGGCCGCGTCCTCGACAACGGCCTGGTCCGCGTGGAGGTGGCCGAGGACGGCACCCTCTCCTCGGTCCGCGACCTGCGCGCCGGCCGCGAGGTGCTCGCCGAGCCGGGCAACCTGCTCCGTCTGCACACGGACCTGCCCAACTACTGGGACGCCTGGGACATCGACAAGCACTACAAGAACCGCTACACGGACCTCCTGGACGCGTCGTCCGTCACGGTCGTCGAGCAGGACCCGCTGGTCGGCGCGATCCGCGTCGAGCGGTCCTTCGGCAAGGGCTCCACGATCACCCAGACGATCAGCGTCCGCGCCGGCAGTCCCCGCATCGACATCGAGACCGACATCGACTGGCACGAGACGGAGAAGATCCTCAAGGCGGCCTTCCCCGTCGACATCCGCGCCCCGCACTCCTCCGCCGAGATCCAGTTCGGCCACATCCAGCGTCCCACCCACACCAACACCAGCTGGGAGTCGGCCCGCTTCGAGGTCTCCGGCCACCGCTGGGTGCACCTCGCCGAGCCCGGCTACGGCGTCGCCGTCATCAACGACTCGACGTACGGCCACGACGTCTCCCGCACCGTCCGCGAGGACGGCGGCACCACGACCACCGTCCGCCTCAGCCTGGTCCGCGCCCCGCGCATCCCGGACCCCGAGGCCGACCAGGGCCGCCACCGCTTCACCTACGCACTGCTGCCCGGCGCGACCGTCGAGGACGCCGTCGCCGAGGGCTACTCCCTCAACCTGCCGCTCCGGGTGGCCGACGCGGCCGGCGCCCCCGAACCGGTCGTCTCGGCCGAGGGCGAGGGCGTCACCGTGGAGGCGGTCAAGCTCGCCGACGACGCCTCCGGCGATGTCGTCGTACGGCTCTACGAGTCCCGCGGCGGCCGCGCCACCGGCACCCTGCGCACCGGGTTCCCACTGGCCGGCGCTCAGATCACCGACCTGCTGGAACGCCCGCTGGAGGACGCGGAGATCACCGACGGGGCCGTCGCCCTCACGCTGCGGCCCTTCCAGATCCTCACCCTGCGCCTGCGAAGGGGCTGA
- a CDS encoding DeoR/GlpR family DNA-binding transcription regulator codes for MLAERRHQLILRALRAGGPAAVTDLSEQLGVSPATIRRDLVKLEEDGLLTRVHGGAVVEEGDQPFAEVAEVRVNEKDAIAERAAAMIRDGQSVLLDIGTTAYRLARQLHGRRLTVITSNLVVYEELADDEGIELVLLGGMVRREYRSLVGFLTEDNLRQLHADWLFLGTSGVRPGGQVMDTTVVEVPVKRAMIKAGEKVVLLADAAKFPGHGMAKVCGPEELDAVVTNEPVDAATRASFQEAGVEVVVAGKGQA; via the coding sequence GTGCTGGCAGAACGACGACACCAACTCATCCTGCGGGCCCTGCGCGCCGGCGGGCCCGCGGCCGTGACCGACCTCTCGGAGCAACTGGGGGTGAGTCCCGCCACTATCAGGCGTGACTTGGTCAAACTGGAAGAAGACGGACTGCTCACGCGCGTCCACGGCGGCGCCGTCGTGGAGGAGGGCGACCAGCCCTTCGCCGAGGTCGCCGAGGTGCGCGTCAACGAGAAGGACGCCATAGCCGAACGCGCCGCCGCGATGATCAGGGACGGCCAGTCGGTTCTGCTGGACATCGGGACGACGGCCTACCGCCTGGCCCGGCAGCTGCACGGCCGCCGCCTCACCGTGATCACCAGCAACCTGGTGGTCTACGAGGAGCTCGCCGACGACGAGGGCATCGAGCTGGTCCTGCTCGGCGGCATGGTCCGCCGCGAGTACCGCTCCCTGGTCGGCTTCCTCACCGAGGACAACCTGCGCCAGCTGCACGCCGACTGGCTCTTCCTCGGCACCAGCGGGGTGCGGCCCGGCGGGCAGGTCATGGACACGACGGTCGTGGAGGTGCCGGTCAAGCGCGCCATGATCAAGGCCGGCGAGAAGGTGGTGCTGCTCGCCGACGCGGCGAAGTTCCCGGGGCACGGGATGGCGAAGGTCTGCGGCCCCGAAGAACTGGACGCGGTCGTGACGAACGAGCCGGTCGACGCGGCGACGCGGGCCTCCTTCCAGGAGGCGGGCGTCGAAGTGGTCGTGGCGGGAAAGGGGCAGGCTTGA
- a CDS encoding helix-turn-helix domain-containing protein, producing MTGGFVEGPGATPTAVLPAVVSRVGALADRLGVPHAEVFDIGRLSVASGVPDPVVKALLTGRPAGEPDVQARFLQRLDLLRRTRLKPNGRKYTQQEIADGAGMSRQQAGALINGDRRPTMEHCDALQRFFRVHAGFLTAEDPEALVSALQTTEQELLQKLADRERQAAAAADDPLERLLQDHGVRGIAWRAAQLPTDQHRDKVAEWLDMLLESVKRPES from the coding sequence GTGACGGGTGGCTTCGTCGAGGGTCCGGGCGCCACGCCGACGGCCGTGCTACCGGCCGTCGTCTCCCGTGTCGGCGCGCTCGCCGACCGGCTCGGCGTGCCGCACGCCGAGGTCTTCGACATCGGCCGGCTGTCCGTCGCCTCCGGGGTCCCGGACCCCGTCGTCAAGGCCCTGCTCACCGGCCGGCCGGCGGGCGAGCCCGACGTTCAGGCCCGGTTTCTGCAACGCCTGGACCTGCTGCGCCGGACCCGGCTCAAGCCCAACGGCCGCAAGTACACCCAGCAGGAGATCGCCGACGGCGCGGGCATGTCCCGCCAGCAGGCCGGCGCCCTCATCAACGGCGACCGGCGGCCGACCATGGAACACTGCGACGCCCTCCAGCGGTTCTTCCGGGTACACGCGGGCTTCCTGACGGCCGAGGACCCCGAGGCGCTGGTGAGCGCCCTCCAGACCACCGAGCAGGAGCTGCTGCAGAAGCTCGCCGACCGCGAGCGGCAGGCGGCCGCGGCGGCGGACGACCCGCTGGAGCGCCTGCTGCAGGACCACGGCGTGCGCGGCATCGCCTGGCGGGCCGCGCAACTGCCCACCGACCAGCACCGCGACAAGGTCGCGGAGTGGCTGGACATGCTCCTGGAGAGCGTCAAGCGGCCCGAGTCGTGA
- a CDS encoding ATP-grasp domain-containing protein: MVSRVRVWLNRTYAENVFFMDQLRRNPSDRAVEIHATHGDPDSPVLAAADTAELEPENLSPAGYVEYALDQCARRGIDVFVPRLHQSAIVAHRAEFEAAGTAVLAPPPEAVAVFHDKVIAYEAVQAIGVPVPPWYRIRSDDELVAAVEELEAGGHKACFKPASGAGGVGFRVITRTPFSLMQLSGFPSPYVPLDLVLEALRQAEEPVDWMVMPRLEQPEVSVDCLTGPDDRVRLAVGRTKNGRRRGFTLHEQWLDPARQIAEGFGLHYLSNIQFRMFGDRPVLMDVNTRPAGGLHQLSLCGVNAPWAAVQLALGEDPGEVVPPFLGQDYTVVSGLRPLRPVSLPQQRPEAADPLPAVPAPASAEPADSVGSAAQALPL, encoded by the coding sequence ATGGTCTCTCGCGTACGCGTCTGGCTCAACCGCACGTACGCGGAGAACGTGTTCTTCATGGATCAGCTGCGGAGAAATCCCAGCGACCGGGCCGTCGAGATCCACGCCACCCACGGCGACCCCGACTCCCCGGTGCTGGCCGCCGCCGACACCGCCGAGCTGGAGCCCGAGAACCTGTCCCCCGCCGGGTATGTCGAGTACGCGCTGGACCAGTGCGCGCGGCGCGGCATCGACGTGTTCGTGCCCCGGCTGCACCAGTCGGCGATCGTGGCGCACCGCGCCGAGTTCGAGGCGGCCGGCACGGCGGTGCTGGCGCCGCCGCCCGAGGCCGTGGCCGTCTTCCACGACAAGGTGATCGCCTACGAGGCCGTCCAGGCGATCGGCGTGCCGGTGCCGCCCTGGTACCGGATCCGCTCGGATGACGAACTCGTCGCCGCTGTGGAGGAGTTGGAGGCCGGAGGGCACAAGGCGTGCTTCAAGCCGGCGTCCGGGGCCGGCGGGGTGGGCTTCCGGGTGATCACGCGTACGCCCTTCTCGCTGATGCAGCTGAGCGGGTTCCCGAGCCCGTACGTGCCGCTGGACCTGGTGCTGGAGGCGCTGCGGCAGGCCGAGGAGCCGGTCGACTGGATGGTGATGCCGCGTCTGGAGCAGCCCGAGGTGTCGGTGGACTGCCTGACCGGTCCGGACGACCGGGTCCGGCTGGCCGTGGGCCGCACCAAGAACGGCCGCCGCCGGGGCTTCACCCTGCACGAGCAGTGGCTGGACCCGGCCCGGCAGATCGCCGAGGGCTTCGGTCTGCACTACCTGTCGAACATCCAGTTCCGGATGTTCGGCGACCGCCCGGTCCTCATGGACGTCAACACCCGCCCGGCGGGCGGACTGCACCAGCTGTCGCTGTGCGGGGTCAACGCCCCGTGGGCCGCGGTGCAGCTGGCGCTCGGCGAGGACCCGGGCGAGGTGGTGCCGCCGTTCCTGGGCCAGGACTACACGGTGGTGTCGGGACTGCGTCCGCTGCGGCCGGTGTCGCTGCCGCAGCAGCGGCCGGAGGCGGCGGATCCGCTGCCCGCGGTACCGGCGCCCGCGTCGGCCGAACCGGCCGATTCCGTCGGGTCGGCGGCCCAGGCGCTGCCTCTCTGA